In Fundulus heteroclitus isolate FHET01 chromosome 16, MU-UCD_Fhet_4.1, whole genome shotgun sequence, a single genomic region encodes these proteins:
- the emp2 gene encoding epithelial membrane protein 2 — protein sequence MLIILAFIILFHLAAAILLFVATIHNAWWVVSPAGRDALYVDLWYSCNTTCYPVENSHSVSAAYLQAVQAAIILATILCCVSFFVFMLQLFSIKQGERFIFTAIIQLLASLCVMISVSIYTAENKNFHLFSLKEGSYGSSYIVAWVSFPMTLISGLMYLVLRKRK from the exons ATGTTGATCATCTTAGCCTTCATCATCCTCTTTCACCTGGCTGCAGCCATTCTGCTCTTTGTTGCTACTATTCACAAT GCGTGGTGGGTCGTGTCACCAGCTGGGCGGGATGCACTCTATGTTGACTTGTGGTACTCGTGTAACACCACCTGCTACCCCGTGGAGAACAGCCACTCTGTCAGTGCTG CTTACCTACAGGCAGTCCAGGCTGCCATCATCCTGGCCACCATTTTGTGCTGCGTCAGCTTCTTTGTCTTCATGCTTCAGCTGTTCAGCATCAAACAGGGAGAGAGGTTCATCTTCACAGCTATTATCCAGTTGCTTGCCT CTCTATGTGTGATGATCTCTGTGTCCATCTACACAGCAGAGAATAAGAACTTCCATCTGTTCAGTCTCAAAGAAGGTTCCTACGGTTCTTCTTACATCGTGGCGTGGGTTAGCTTTCCCATGACTCTCATCAGCGGCCTTATGTACCTGGTGCTCAGAAAGCGTAAATAG